The following is a genomic window from Hydrogenobaculum sp. Y04AAS1.
ACATTGACATACAAATTGTTTTTGGGCTTTTGGTATAAAAAGCGTTAAAAACTTTTTAATCTCTTCGTCTTTTTGTTTCATCATATCTATAACTTCTTTCGAGGTAAGCTTATGACCCTCTATGCCAGCGGCAGGGTTTGTTATTACGCTTATATGTAGTATATGCATGCCTGTTTCCCTTGCTAAAAATACCTCTGGGCAAGCTGTCATACCTACCATATCTGCTCCTAAATGCTTTAGCATTTCTACCTCTTTTTTAGTTTCAAATCTAGGTCCTTCTGTGCAAGCATATACGCCTTTTACATAGAAATGTAAGCTTAAATCTTTTGATATTCCGTTTGCTATTCCTATCATCTCTTCGCAAAAGATGTTTGACATATCTGTATGTACTACTTTTTTAGCTTTTAAAAGCCTATAAAAAGGTGTATCTTCTTGCTCTTTTATATCCTTGGAGAATATTCCTTCGAAAAACGTTGATGCTCTTGAGTTAGTAAAGTCTAAAACATCAGAGGTTATAACGATATCACCGCTTTTAAAAAGTGTGTTTATACCACCTGTAGCCCCTATACTTATTAGTTTTCTAACACCTATTTTATAAAGAGCATATATGTTTGCTCTATAGTTTACAAGATGAGGTGGTATGGAGTGGTCTATACCGTGCCTTGATAAGAAGGCAACACCATTTTTTAAAAATATTTTGGAAGATGGTTTACCGAAAGGAGTATCTATATCTAGCTCTTCAACATCGTCAAATATTTTATATAAACCACTTCCACCTATTATTCCAAGAAAAGCCTTATTTTCATGGTGCATAAAAATATAATATCACACCACGAAAAGTTTTGTTTAAGCTTCTAACTCTGATAATCTCTTTATTTCATAGCCTCGTTTCAAAGAATACTCTATAACATCTTTTAGTGTAAGATCGTCTGGATATTTGAAGTGCATTAAGACCTTCGTTTTTGTTGGCCTACCAAGTTTCATAGATAATTCTTCCATATGTTCCATATAAATTTTAAATTTATCTAAAGGTTGTATTGGGTTTTTATAAACACCAAAACGGGGTCTATGATAAAAAGACAAATCCAAATCCCACCAAGCTATATCCCAACCATGAGCTTTTATAAGAGATTCGATATATTTTTTGTTTATATAGTTGCCAACGTCTCCGTATGGATATCTAAAATGCTTTATGTTGTTGAAATTTTCGTTTCCAAGCTTGTCTATAAACGTTTTTGCATATAGGCTAAAGTCTTCGTCTATTTTAGATATAGTTTCCTTTGAGAAGAAGTTGTGAAAGTAAGTGTGACATCCTAATTCATGCCCGTTTTCTATAGCGTTTATCCATGGTTTTGGGTCCTCTTCTATAACTCTTCCTATGATAAAAAAGTTTGCTGGTACTTGATAATGATTTACTATATTTACCATTTTTTCTCTATCAAACCACCCGTCGTCTATAGTTAAAGCTATTTGCGGTTTTATATTGGTAGATTTTGTTTGTTCTTTTGCGGTAATCTTCAATGTGCTTCCAAAAGCACTACCAATGCCTAAGCCTATTCCACCTACAAGAATGTTTTTTAAAAATTCTCTTCTTTCCATATATTTCTCCTCTAAAATATTATATATAATAATTATGAAAGAAATATAAAACTTGTGTGAACACATCTATAGGTTATTAGGGTTGTTAGAATTTTCTGTAGCAGTTTCTGCGGGGTTTAAAGATGAATGATTGTTTGTCTTTTCTCTTATTGTTATAAACTTGTTGTAGCGCAGATCCACTATTTTGTTTGCAAGATAACTAGGTCCATAGTTTAATATTATATTCAACCTCTCTAAAAGTTGCTTTTTATCATATTCGTTTGAAAGAGGTAGTATAATCTCTCCATTTATATCTTTTATATCTACAAAAATACCGCTGTTGGTAATAAATATATTTTTGTCTTTAAATTGTTTTAAATAATTTGCTATAGGCTTTAGCCACAGCTTAACTTCTTTTTGGGTTTTTTCTATATCTGGGGTATATATGATGGTTAGGCCTTTGGTGTTGAAGTATTTTTTATCAAACAAATTACCTTTGTCATCCATGAGATAGCTTTTATTCTGATTTACCACAACGGCAATGGGTTTTCTTTCTTTTATATAAACATCTACTACTACATCGTTATTTAATATACCCTTCAAATCTTTTTTTATAGCCACTGAAGCTACAGCGTTGCCGGTGGCTTTTTCTAATTTATCTTTGATGCCAGATGCATTCATAAAAAGCCAGTTTCTTTTGTAAGCTCCTATGGCATCTGCCACTACCTTTGGCGGTATATTTTGATCTCCGTAAACATTTACGGCTTTTGCTTTGAAAAAGCTTATGCTGTCTATAAGAAAAGGTGCAAAGAAACTAAAAAGCCCAAAAAGTATAAGCCATATAAAAGGTAGAACTTGTTTTATAGCGTTCCATTTTGATAATTTTCCCCTTTGTTTTCCTCGGTGATAATATAAGTTAGCCATTTACAAGCATCTCCACCATCTTGTTAAAAGATATGCCTGCTTTTTTAAGGGCCATAGGCAAAAGACTAAGTTCTGTAAGACCAGGTATAGTATTTATTTCAAGGGTGTATACGTCTTTACCTTTTACTCTAAAATCTATCCTTGCCATATCTTTTAATTCAAATATATCCACTAGCTTTGAAGCTATCTCTTTTAGCTTTTTAGCGATACTCTCATCTTCCACAAATATATATTCTGACATACCTTTTGTATATTTGCTTTCAAAATCGTATATACCTTTTTTTGGTATTATCTCTATAGGTTCTAAAATAAACCCTTTGAAGTATCCCACCGTCATATCTTTACCCTCTATAAACTCCTCTACAATAAGCTTATCGTCTATTTTAAATATATTTTGAGCGGCTTCTTTAAGAGATTTGTCATCTTCTACTTTGAAAAGCCCAAAACTAGAACCAGCAGAAGCTGGTTTTGCAATACAAGGAAAAATGCTCCAATCTATAACATCTTTTGGTTTGTAAGCTTTCCATTTTGGGGTTTTGATATGGTTTTGTTCAAATATCTGTTTTGAAAAATCTTTATCCATACATATGGCACTTGTTTTCGTATTTGAACCTATGTAAGGTATACCTAATATATCAAGAAGTCCTTGAACTCTGCCGTCTTCTCCGTAAGTCCCATGGGCTATTATAAAAACTTTTTCTGGATTTGTCTGTTTTAGTTTAAAACATAAATCTTTGTCTATTTCTAAAACATCTACGTCGTAGCCAAGCCTTTTAAGGGACTCTTCTACCGCTTTAGCACCTTTTAGGGCAATCTCTTTCTCAAGTGAATCTCCACCAGTTATAACCGTTATGCGCATATCAGTTTTATTTCCTCTTCTAATATTATATTAAAAGCTTTGTAAACTTGCTCTTTTGCTATGTTTAATATGTCAATTACATTTTGAAAAGATGCGTTTTTATAATTTATTAAAAAGTTTGCATGCCTTTCTGAAAAACCTATGTCTTTTATTCTATATCCTTTTAAACCAACCGTTTCTAAAAGCTTACCGGCAAAGTGATCTTTTGGATTTTTAAATGTAGAACCAGAAGTGGGCATGTTAAGTGGCTGGGCTTCTATTCTTTTTTGATTTATATTTTGTGCTAAAGGTTTTATATCTTGATGACTTTTTTTAAATAAAAACTCTCCGTACAACACTGGCTTATTTTCAAACTCGGTTTTTCTATACGAATAAAATATCTCTTCTTTTGGTTTGTAAACTATTTCGTCGTCATCTATACACCATACACCTTTTATAAAATCAAAGGTTTCCACACCATAAGCTCCTGCATTCATAGCTATTGCCCCGCCAGTGCTTGCTGGAAAACCTATCAACTTGTAAAACTCTTCTATGTTGTTTTCAATAGATAGTTTTATTAAGTCTTTCAAAGGTACTCCTGCAGAGGCTTTTACCAAAATACCTTCTTTTGTTTCTGAGATTTTAATATCGTAAAAATGTTTTGTATTTATTAATATTCCGTTGAAATCCCCAAATATGGTGTTTGAACCTTTCCCAAGTATGTAGAGTTTATCGTTTTTGTGCTTTTTATATATATTTAGGAACTCCTTTTCGTTTTCTGGAAAAAACATATATGAACCTATACCGCCTACTTTTATCGTTGTAAAGTCTTTTAAGTCCGCATTTTTGTTTATTATCATCAATTTATTTTATCATAACGTATATAAATTTGCTATAATACATATAAAAATAACTTTACGTGGAAGGTGAAATGGAAAATAAAATTGTAAAGTTGTATAGGTTGATGAGGGCTATAAACCAGGAGATTGTTAGAAGCGTAAATGCTTCAACACCTTACGATGAAGCTTCATTTTTTGAGCATCTTTGCAATATAGTAGTAGAGCATTTTGTAAAGTTTGCCTTTATAGGTTTTTATATAAAAAGCATAAATAAAATAGTACCGGTTTATTACTCTAAAAAATCAGCCGCTGATAATATATATATAGATTATCTTAAATTTTTGGAAATTTCTCTTGATGAGTCAGATATAAGCTCAAAAGGACCTGCCGCCACATGTTTTAAAACAAATAGCGTTATCATAATAGAGGATATAGAAAAAGATCCAAGAATGATACCTTGGAAAGAAGAAGCTTTAAAAAGAGGATTTCGCTCAAGCGCTACTTTGCCTGTAAGAAAAAACGGTGATGTCGTAGGTGTGTTTGGGATGTATGCGGACGAGATAGAGTTTTTTCAAGAAGAAGAAAGGAGCTTGTTAGAGGAATTAGCTATTGATATAGAGATGACTCTTAACGCTATAAAAACACACTGGCTTTTTCAGGCTGTAGAATCGGGGCTTTCTTCTTATATGGAATTATTTATCATGACAGACAACGACGGTAACATATTGTATGTAGGCGATAAAACGTTGAAAGTTTTTGGATACAACAAGGGTGAGCTTTTAGGTAAAAAAGTTGATATTTTATTTAATTATTTATTTAATTATAAAGATTTATTAGAGGCTATATCCCAAGCTAAAGAGTATAGTAGTATAGTGCTTTTTAGAACAAAACAAAACAAAAATGTTTATGTAGATCTGGCTGTTGTACCGATAGCCAACGAGAATTTTATATTTATAGGCAAAGATGTATCAAAAGAGAAGAGCTTAGAAGAGCAAATGCATTTTCTTTTAAATCAAGACCCTGTTACCGGTTTATTCTCTTACTCATTTTTGATAGCAGAACTTGATATGCATGTAAGAAGAGCATTGGAAACGAGCGAATGGGGGGGGGTGAGCCGTCTGCCGTGGTTCCCGAGATGAATGCTATAAACACTGGTAAAGCTAATTACAATAGGCTTGGGGCTTTCATACTGGCGGATATCTATAGATTTACTTATATAAACGACGTATATGGTTTTGATATAGGCGATGAGCTTTTGAAAGCTGTGGGCAGGAGGCTAAGAGATATATTTAGGCCAACAGATATAATAGGTAGGGTTAGTTCTGATACGTTCGGTATAATTTTGACAGATTTAAAGGACAAGGAAGATGTAATAATACTTTTGGATAGATTAAGAAAAGCTTTTGAGCAACCTTTCAACATAAATGGCAATGTCATAAGTGTAGCTATGCAAATGGGTATAGCTATTTTCCCAGACAATGGAAAGTCTGCCAAAGAGGTGTATAAAAATGCTGACATATCTTTGGCTAAAGCTAAAAAAAATACAGAGTGGAGTTATGTGTTTTTCAGCGATGATTTAAACTCAAAGGCTTCCCAGTTTTTACTTTACAAAACACATCTTGAGAAAGCTTTTGAGAAAGAAGAGTTTGTGATATACTATCAGCCTTATTTTGATATCAACACTCTTTGTATTGCTGGATTTGACGCTTACAAGATGGAATTCTGAAGAACTCGGCTTTATTTCGCCCATGCATTTCATACCTATGCTTGAAGAGTCTGGTCTTATATCAAAATTAGAAACTTGGCTTATAAACCAAGTATGTAAGGACTTAGAATATCTATATAGCATAAAGCTTTCTGCAAGTGTACCAATGAACCGTGGTAGACTTGTGCCAATATCTATCAATATATCACCTATTTCTTTTAAAAATGAAGATGTATATGAAAAAGTTGTAAGCATTGTTTCAAGATATAAAAATGCAGATAGAGCGCAATCAGCGCATTTCAACTCTGAGGAACAGACACAGACACCCAAGAGCTCAGAGAACGGCTTAAAGCACACTAGAGCGGCAAAGACGCATTTCGGGGCTAATGAACAGGACAAGTCTGCCACGGTCTCAAAGGCACTCAATAGCTCTGAGAACGGCTTACAGCACACTTTATTGGGCTATATAAATATAGAAATTACCGAGAGTTTATTTTTAGAAAATTTTGATAAAGCATTATCTACGCTTGAAAAGCTTAAGAGTTCTGGTTTTAAGATATCTATTGATGATTTTGGAACTGGTTATAGTTCTTTTTCCTATCTTAAAGATTTACCAATAGATTATCTTAAAATAGACATATCTTTTGTAAGGCATATATTGGACGATAAAAAATCAAGATCCATCACGAAAACTATAATAGAACTAGCCCACAATCTTGAGATGAAGACCATAGCAGAAGGCGTAGAAACAAAAGAACAATTTGAGTTGCTAAAGTCTTTAGGATGTGATTTCATTCAAGGTTTTTGGTTAGCAAAACCAATGCCGATAAGTGAGTTAGTAGATTTTGTTGAAAGCTGGGAACATAAAAAATTAAATTATTATTGATAAAGTTTTAGGTTTTTGATATAATATATAAATTTAGAAGGGTCCGTAGCTCAGTTGGATAGAGCAAGGGATTTCTAATCCCTAGGCCGGGGGTTCGACTCCCTCCGGACCCGTTCTGATAAACATTAATTGGAGGTTAGATATGCCTATTTTAAAAGAGAGAAAATGGGAACTTATAAGAAGTTTTCAACATCACGACAAAGATACTGGCTCACCAGAAGTGCAGATAGCCATATTAACAGAGCGTATAAATAAACTTACAGAACACATGAAGCAAAATAAAAAGGATTTGCATTCAAGGCGTGGGCTTATAGCCATGGTAAACAAAAGAAAAGCGTTACTTGATTACCTCAAAAGAAAAAATTATCAGAAGTACCTTGAAGTATCCGAAAAGCTTAACTTGAGAGTGAAGAATTGAGTATGATTGTAAAAGCTGAAATTGGAAATCAAGACCCTATATATATAGAAGCAAACAAGTATGCCCATCAAGCTGATAGCAGCATTCTTATATCTCAAGGTGGTACAAAGGTATTGGTTACTGTATGTGTATCAGAAGAGCCTCTATGTGGCATAGATTTTGCACCTTTATCAGTAGATTACAGAGAGCGCTCTTTTGCTTGGGGTAAAATACCAGGAGGGTTTATAAAAAGAGAGGGAAAACCTACAGATAGAGAAGTGCTTATCTCAAGGGTGATAGATAGACCTCTTAGACCTCTCATGCCCAAAGGATTTTTAAATGAGGTGGTGGTTACTTGTCTAACGCTTTCAGCCGATGACAAATACGATCCTGACGTGTTAGCCATCACAGGTGCTTCTGCTGCGCTCGTTTCTTCCTCTGTGCCTTTTGAAGGGCCTATAGCTGGCATGAGGGTTTGCAGAGTAAACGGAGAATTTATAATAAACCCCACCTATGAACAGCGCAAAAACAGCGATATGGATATCGTTATGGCTCTTTCAAAAGATGCGATAGTGATGGTGGAAGGCGGGGCAAAAGAAGTAGAAGAAAGTGTTCTTTTGGATGCTTTATTTTTTGGACTTGAAAAAGGACAAACCCTTATAAAGGCCCAAGAAGAGCTTGTGGATTCTTTAAAACCAGAGAAAAAACCCATAGGTCACATCGGTTTATCAGATGATATGGCGAATAAGCTAAAAGAAATTGCTTCTTCAAAGATTTTAGAAGCTTTTAGTATAGAAGATAAAAAAGAAAGATCTAAAGCTTTAAAAGATGTTTATGCTCAAGCAATGCAAAAATTGGGGATATCAAAAGAACAAGAGTTTGACTTTTTAGTATCTTTTAAAGATTTAGAAAGCCAACTTATGAGGGAGCAAATCCTAAAATATAAAAAGCGCATAGATGGTAGAAAGGAAACAGATATAAGGCCAATTACCATAGAAATGCATCCACTCGAAAGACCACATGGGTCTGCTGTTTTCACTAGAGGTCAAACTCAAGCTTTAGCTACAGTGACTTTGGCACCAAAAGATGAAGCTCAGCTTGTGGAAACAATATTTGAAGGTGAGACTTTTAAAAGATTTATGCTTCATTACAACTTCCCACCTTTTAGCACAGGTGAAGCGAGGCCTTGGGGTCCTCCAAGAAGAAGGGAGATAGGCCACGGTGCTTTGGCGGAAAGAGCTTTAGAGCCTCTTTTAGCGAAAGAAGAGGATTTCCCTTACATTATAAGAGTAGTTTCAGATATTTTAGAATCAAACGGCTCAAGCTCTATGGCTACAGTGTGCGCAGGTTCTTTGGCACTTTTTGATGCTGGTGTACCCATGAAAAAGCATGTAGCCGGCATAGCTATGGGTCTTATAAAAGATGGCGATAACTTTGTCATACTTACCGATATACTTGGAGATGAAGACCATCTTGGAGATATGGATTTCAAGGTAGCTGGTACAAGGGATGGAGTAACAAGCGTTCAAATGGATATAAAAATAAAAGGTCTTAGCAAAGATATAATGATAAAAGCTTTAAACCAAGCCAAAGAAGCAAGGATGTTTATATTGGATAAACTTTATGAAGCTATACCAGAACCAAACAAAGAAGTATCTAAATATGCTCCAAAAGCTCAAGTGATGAAAATTCCAGAGGACAAAGTGGGTCTTGTAATAGGCCCTGCTGGAAAGAATATAAAGTATATAAAAGAGCAATTTGGTGCAAGTGTATGGATAGATGGTGCTAACGCTTATATAAATGCACCTACTATAGAAGCCGTAAATAAGGCGGCAGATTTTATAAACTCTTTAATTCAAGAGGTAGAGGTAGGTGGCGTATATGAAGGCAAAGTAATAAGGGTAGAAAACTATGGTTTGTTTGTAGAAGTACTACCTGGCAAAGTAGGATTGCTACATGCGTCTGCTATGACTGAAAAGCCTACTATAAACGTTGGTGATACTATAAAAGTAAAAGTTATGGCTATAGACGAACAAAATAGGTTAAACCTCTGTAGTCCAGACTATCAAAAGCCAGAAAACCAAGAAAGACCACGAAAAGAACAACTTAATAGGAAACCCCATCACAGAAAATAGTTTATGAAGCTTTTAGTAAAAAAACTAAGAGAAGATGCTGCACTTCCTTTTTATGCTACCTCTGGTGCTTCTGGACTCGATCTTTTTTGCGTTGATGATGTAGTAGTGATAAGACCTTTTGAAAGAGTGTTGGTGTCTACTGGAATAGCCATAGAGCTTCCAGAAGGCTATGAAGCTCAAATAAGACCAAGAAGCGGATTGGCTCTTAAAAAGGGTGTAACTGTGTTAAACAGCCCAGGTACTATAGACCATGACTATAGAGGTGAAATAAAAGTCATACTTATAAATTTATCGGACAAGGAAGTAATTATTGAAAAAGGTGAAAGGATAGCTCAGATGGTTATAGTTCCTGTTTTAAAGGTAGAAGTTGTAGAGGCCAAAGAACTCTCTAATACACAAAGACAAGATGGTGGTTTTGGTTCCACAGGTATGAAATGATAGATGTTCTTTCTAAATTATCGATAAAGGAAAATCTAACAAAAGAAGATATAAGACAAATGTTAGAATCCATTGCTTCAAACGAAGCCACAGAAGCTCAAATGGGCGCTTTCATAATGGGGATGAGATTAAAGGGAGAAACAATAGAAGAGATAACAGAGATAGCAAAGTTTTTTAGAGAAAAAGCTTTAAAAGTCCCAGTAAACAATCAAGAAGAACTTTTAGATACTTGTGGGACTGGCGGAGATGGAAAATCCACCTTCAACATATCAACGGCTAGTGCATTTGTTATAGCTGGTGCTGGTTTTAAAGTGGCAAAACATGGCAACAAATCCGTATCTTCAAAGTGTGGAAGTGCTGATATATTAGAACGTCTTGGTGTAAACATAAGTATGTCGCCAAATCATATAGCAAGATGTATAGAAGAAGTTGGTATTGGATTTATCTATGCACCTTTTCATCATGGTGTTATGAAAAACATAGCAAAGCCACGAAAAGAACTTGGAATAAAATCTGTTTTCAACCTTGTAGGACCTCTTTCAAATCCCGCTGGTGCTAAAAGGCAGATAATGGGTGTTTACGATATATATTTGGTGGAGAAAATAGCTTACGTGTTAAAGGAGCTAGGTAACATAAAATCTTTTGTGTTTAGTAGTTATGATGGTATGGATGAGGTTTCTATAAGCTCCAAAACGCTTGTGGCAAAACAAACAAAAGACGATGTTGACATGTTTGAATTTGATCCTACAGAGTATGGATTTTCTTTTCAAAATATAGAAGATATCCAAGCCAAAGATATAGAAGAAAGCTTAAATTTATTTAATATGGCTTTAAGCGGTAAGCCGTCGGCTGCTCTTGATGTAGTGCTTATAAATGCTAGTTTTGGTATTATGGCTTTTAGCGATATAGCTTTTAAAGAAGCTTTGGAAATAGCAAAAGATAGTGTGTTTTCTAAAAAAGCTTTAAATAAGCTACAAAGTTTGATAGAATGTTCAAATTATACTGAATGATAAAAGTAGGTAAAGTATCTTATTTAAATACGCTTCCCATGTTTTACAATCTTTTAAATTATGAAATAATAGAAGGACACCCTTCAGAGCTTTTTAAAATGCTTGAAGAAGATAAAATAGACATAGGCATATTATCATCTGCCGTATATTTAAAAGATAAAGATAAGTACACATACCTTGATGGCGTTTCCATATCTGGCAAGAAAATGGTATGTTCTGTTTTGCTTTTTTTGAAAGAAGATTATGTAAAAAATGTTTATCTTACCAAAGATTCTGTTACTTCAAGGATACTGACAAGATGGTATGTAGAGGAAATTTTAAAATTAAAACCAAACTATGTAGATGACGAAGAAAAAGCGGATACAATTCTTTATATAGGTGATAAAGCTATAAAAGAATATTGTTCTAACGCTTATAAAAAAATTGTAGATTTAGGTGAAGAATGGTTTAAAAGATATGGTGTTGGTTTTGTTTTTGCGCTTTTTACATACAAGAAAAGATCTGTAAAATCCTTTGATAAGTTGAAAGAGGATGTGATAAATTCTATAAACTTTTTTTATGAAAAACTAAAGAACAATTCTTTAGAGAATGAGATATTTAAAAAATACGATTTTGTGGATATAGACTTTTTTAGAAAGTATTTTCTTGAATGCCTTGATTTAGGACTAAGAGAAGGCCACAAACGCTCACTGGAAATATTTGAAGGTTTTGTGAAGCGCTTTGGCCTTACTTAACCAGCTTTTTTATACATATAAACTGGTTTTTTGTTCTCATCTATAACT
Proteins encoded in this region:
- a CDS encoding MTAP family purine nucleoside phosphorylase, coding for MHHENKAFLGIIGGSGLYKIFDDVEELDIDTPFGKPSSKIFLKNGVAFLSRHGIDHSIPPHLVNYRANIYALYKIGVRKLISIGATGGINTLFKSGDIVITSDVLDFTNSRASTFFEGIFSKDIKEQEDTPFYRLLKAKKVVHTDMSNIFCEEMIGIANGISKDLSLHFYVKGVYACTEGPRFETKKEVEMLKHLGADMVGMTACPEVFLARETGMHILHISVITNPAAGIEGHKLTSKEVIDMMKQKDEEIKKFLTLFIPKAQKQFVCQCESILEGADI
- a CDS encoding polysaccharide deacetylase family protein, which codes for MERREFLKNILVGGIGLGIGSAFGSTLKITAKEQTKSTNIKPQIALTIDDGWFDREKMVNIVNHYQVPANFFIIGRVIEEDPKPWINAIENGHELGCHTYFHNFFSKETISKIDEDFSLYAKTFIDKLGNENFNNIKHFRYPYGDVGNYINKKYIESLIKAHGWDIAWWDLDLSFYHRPRFGVYKNPIQPLDKFKIYMEHMEELSMKLGRPTKTKVLMHFKYPDDLTLKDVIEYSLKRGYEIKRLSELEA
- a CDS encoding D-alanine--D-alanine ligase; translation: MRITVITGGDSLEKEIALKGAKAVEESLKRLGYDVDVLEIDKDLCFKLKQTNPEKVFIIAHGTYGEDGRVQGLLDILGIPYIGSNTKTSAICMDKDFSKQIFEQNHIKTPKWKAYKPKDVIDWSIFPCIAKPASAGSSFGLFKVEDDKSLKEAAQNIFKIDDKLIVEEFIEGKDMTVGYFKGFILEPIEIIPKKGIYDFESKYTKGMSEYIFVEDESIAKKLKEIASKLVDIFELKDMARIDFRVKGKDVYTLEINTIPGLTELSLLPMALKKAGISFNKMVEMLVNG
- the murB gene encoding UDP-N-acetylmuramate dehydrogenase, with product MIINKNADLKDFTTIKVGGIGSYMFFPENEKEFLNIYKKHKNDKLYILGKGSNTIFGDFNGILINTKHFYDIKISETKEGILVKASAGVPLKDLIKLSIENNIEEFYKLIGFPASTGGAIAMNAGAYGVETFDFIKGVWCIDDDEIVYKPKEEIFYSYRKTEFENKPVLYGEFLFKKSHQDIKPLAQNINQKRIEAQPLNMPTSGSTFKNPKDHFAGKLLETVGLKGYRIKDIGFSERHANFLINYKNASFQNVIDILNIAKEQVYKAFNIILEEEIKLICA
- a CDS encoding GAF domain-containing protein; the protein is MENKIVKLYRLMRAINQEIVRSVNASTPYDEASFFEHLCNIVVEHFVKFAFIGFYIKSINKIVPVYYSKKSAADNIYIDYLKFLEISLDESDISSKGPAATCFKTNSVIIIEDIEKDPRMIPWKEEALKRGFRSSATLPVRKNGDVVGVFGMYADEIEFFQEEERSLLEELAIDIEMTLNAIKTHWLFQAVESGLSSYMELFIMTDNDGNILYVGDKTLKVFGYNKGELLGKKVDILFNYLFNYKDLLEAISQAKEYSSIVLFRTKQNKNVYVDLAVVPIANENFIFIGKDVSKEKSLEEQMHFLLNQDPVTGLFSYSFLIAELDMHVRRALETSEWGGVSRLPWFPR
- a CDS encoding GGDEF domain-containing protein, which codes for MNAINTGKANYNRLGAFILADIYRFTYINDVYGFDIGDELLKAVGRRLRDIFRPTDIIGRVSSDTFGIILTDLKDKEDVIILLDRLRKAFEQPFNINGNVISVAMQMGIAIFPDNGKSAKEVYKNADISLAKAKKNTEWSYVFFSDDLNSKASQFLLYKTHLEKAFEKEEFVIYYQPYFDINTLCIAGFDAYKMEF
- a CDS encoding EAL domain-containing protein encodes the protein MHFIPMLEESGLISKLETWLINQVCKDLEYLYSIKLSASVPMNRGRLVPISINISPISFKNEDVYEKVVSIVSRYKNADRAQSAHFNSEEQTQTPKSSENGLKHTRAAKTHFGANEQDKSATVSKALNSSENGLQHTLLGYINIEITESLFLENFDKALSTLEKLKSSGFKISIDDFGTGYSSFSYLKDLPIDYLKIDISFVRHILDDKKSRSITKTIIELAHNLEMKTIAEGVETKEQFELLKSLGCDFIQGFWLAKPMPISELVDFVESWEHKKLNYY
- the rpsO gene encoding 30S ribosomal protein S15, whose product is MPILKERKWELIRSFQHHDKDTGSPEVQIAILTERINKLTEHMKQNKKDLHSRRGLIAMVNKRKALLDYLKRKNYQKYLEVSEKLNLRVKN
- a CDS encoding polyribonucleotide nucleotidyltransferase — encoded protein: MIVKAEIGNQDPIYIEANKYAHQADSSILISQGGTKVLVTVCVSEEPLCGIDFAPLSVDYRERSFAWGKIPGGFIKREGKPTDREVLISRVIDRPLRPLMPKGFLNEVVVTCLTLSADDKYDPDVLAITGASAALVSSSVPFEGPIAGMRVCRVNGEFIINPTYEQRKNSDMDIVMALSKDAIVMVEGGAKEVEESVLLDALFFGLEKGQTLIKAQEELVDSLKPEKKPIGHIGLSDDMANKLKEIASSKILEAFSIEDKKERSKALKDVYAQAMQKLGISKEQEFDFLVSFKDLESQLMREQILKYKKRIDGRKETDIRPITIEMHPLERPHGSAVFTRGQTQALATVTLAPKDEAQLVETIFEGETFKRFMLHYNFPPFSTGEARPWGPPRRREIGHGALAERALEPLLAKEEDFPYIIRVVSDILESNGSSSMATVCAGSLALFDAGVPMKKHVAGIAMGLIKDGDNFVILTDILGDEDHLGDMDFKVAGTRDGVTSVQMDIKIKGLSKDIMIKALNQAKEARMFILDKLYEAIPEPNKEVSKYAPKAQVMKIPEDKVGLVIGPAGKNIKYIKEQFGASVWIDGANAYINAPTIEAVNKAADFINSLIQEVEVGGVYEGKVIRVENYGLFVEVLPGKVGLLHASAMTEKPTINVGDTIKVKVMAIDEQNRLNLCSPDYQKPENQERPRKEQLNRKPHHRK
- the dut gene encoding dUTP diphosphatase, with the translated sequence MKLLVKKLREDAALPFYATSGASGLDLFCVDDVVVIRPFERVLVSTGIAIELPEGYEAQIRPRSGLALKKGVTVLNSPGTIDHDYRGEIKVILINLSDKEVIIEKGERIAQMVIVPVLKVEVVEAKELSNTQRQDGGFGSTGMK
- the trpD gene encoding anthranilate phosphoribosyltransferase, yielding MIDVLSKLSIKENLTKEDIRQMLESIASNEATEAQMGAFIMGMRLKGETIEEITEIAKFFREKALKVPVNNQEELLDTCGTGGDGKSTFNISTASAFVIAGAGFKVAKHGNKSVSSKCGSADILERLGVNISMSPNHIARCIEEVGIGFIYAPFHHGVMKNIAKPRKELGIKSVFNLVGPLSNPAGAKRQIMGVYDIYLVEKIAYVLKELGNIKSFVFSSYDGMDEVSISSKTLVAKQTKDDVDMFEFDPTEYGFSFQNIEDIQAKDIEESLNLFNMALSGKPSAALDVVLINASFGIMAFSDIAFKEALEIAKDSVFSKKALNKLQSLIECSNYTE
- a CDS encoding menaquinone biosynthesis protein, which translates into the protein MIKVGKVSYLNTLPMFYNLLNYEIIEGHPSELFKMLEEDKIDIGILSSAVYLKDKDKYTYLDGVSISGKKMVCSVLLFLKEDYVKNVYLTKDSVTSRILTRWYVEEILKLKPNYVDDEEKADTILYIGDKAIKEYCSNAYKKIVDLGEEWFKRYGVGFVFALFTYKKRSVKSFDKLKEDVINSINFFYEKLKNNSLENEIFKKYDFVDIDFFRKYFLECLDLGLREGHKRSLEIFEGFVKRFGLT